CGACGGACGGCTCGTCCTCGCGTACCGGCCCGACGTCTTCGACGGCGAGGCGTTTCCCGCGCCCTGTCTGCCGACGCTGTATCTGACACACGGGAAGCGAACGCGCAGACCGGGAACCAACCCGACGGATCGGACGGCTGCGACCGACTGGTTCGTGACCTTCTACCTCGAGCCCGACGTCTCGTTGAACGAGACGAACCGGTTCGAGACCCGCGCCGAGGGGCTCGAGCGGACCGTGGAGCTCGCCCGCCAGTTCGACGACGGCGGGATCGACTATCGGGCGCTGTACCAGGTTCCCCGCGAGGAGTACTTCGAACGGCTCGACGAACTCACTGGCCGATCGAGCTGAGCCGCGCTCGGACGTGAGGCTTAACCGCCGTCCGCGACTACCGATCCGTATGTCTACCGTCACCCTCATCGGCTCCCGGCTGGCCGAGCCGGGGACCGAGTTCGTCTACGAGGGCGAGGCCGACGGCTGTGCGGGCTGTCCGTACCGCAGCCAGTGTCTCAACCTCTCGCAGGGAACCAGATACCGCGTCACCTCGATCCGCGAGAACGCACAGACCCTCGAGTGTGCGATACACGACGAGGGGGTCCGCGCCGTCGAGGTCGAACCCGTTCCCGTTCCGGCAAACGTCCCCACGAAGGGCGCGTTCGCCGGGAGCAAGGCGAGTCTCCAGGGTCCCTGTCCGTACGTCGAGTGTCCGAGCCACGAGTACTGCGAGCCCGACGGTGCCGAGTTCGACGAGGAGTACCGGATCCGGGAGATCGTCGGCGATCCGCCCCACGACGTCTGCCACCTGGATCGCTCGCTCCAGCTGGTCGAACTCGACACCGACGGCTGACCGACGATCGGTTGCTACGGTTCCAGAGCTTCGCCCTCGAGCCAGCTATCGGCCCAGCAGGAGATCTCCGCGAAGACCGGTTCGAGCGACTCACCCTTTTCGGTCAGGCTGTAGTAGGTCGCGATCGGCGCGTCTTCCTCCAGGCGACGCTCGACGAACCCCATCTCGCCGAGATCGTCGAGGACTCGCGAGAGGGTGCGGGCGTTGGCACCGGTCTCGCGTTTGAGCTCGTTGAACCGGTGTTCGCCCTCAAGCAGCGTATGGAGGACCGCGAGCCGCCACTGGGAGCCGATCTGTTCGATCGATTCGACGACCGGACAGGCCTCCTCCTGCCGTTCGGACGAGTTCTGTGATTGCGGGGTTGCCATCGACAGTTCGTATACGGCCCCGGAGTATAGAGGTTCGGATCCGAACCAGCTAACCGAACGCCACCGCGAGGACTCACCGCACGGGTTCGTCCTCGAGTACAGATTCGATGCGCTCGAGCGCCCGCAGGCAGACGGGCGCGTAGCCGACGGCGGTCGGCGGAAGCTCGAAGACCACCCGACAGCGATCATCGGCGAGTTCGTCCACCCGGTGGCCCGTCGCCGAGACGCCCGCGATACGCCACGTCCAGCGGCGATCGGTGCGGTCGGTTACCGCGAACGGGAGCCAGAGACCGGGCACCCGGATTCGTCCGGTCGTTCCCGTCCGAACGCGGCCGTCGGTCGCGTCGACCCCGCGAATGATCGGCGACCACTCCGGCCACCGTCGGACGTCGACGAGCAGGTCCCAGACGTCCTCGGGCGGGACGGAGAGAACGTGGGAGGCCTCGAGCCGTCTCCCGCCCGCGGCGAGCTGCAGCCGTGTCATACGTTATCGTCGCGAGCCAGCGGTAAGGACGTTCTGCCGCCCGGGCTGGCGAGGGCGATCCGTCGCCGTGGTGCGGTTCGGACCCGACCGTTATGTCGGTCGGAGCGAATCGTAGGATCGTGACTGGAGACCACACTCGGCGCGCCGTCCTCGCGGGGACGCTCGCTGCCGGCGTCGGCGGGCTCACGCTGACCGGGGCGAGGGAGCTGCTCGACCAGTTCGCCCCGCTGTCGGGCCGTGCCTGGGACGCGGCCGACAGATCGATCTCGGAGCGCGTCGCGAGTCCCTACGGCGAGGCGAGGGTACGCTACGACGAGGACGGCGTCCCCAGTATCGTCGCCGACGCCGAGCCCGCGGCGTACTTCGCCGTCGGCTACGTCCAGGGGTTCGATCGGCTCGCACAACTGGACCTGCAACGGCGGGTCATGCGGGGGCAAGTGTCGGAGCTGGCCGGTGAGGGAGCCCTCGCGGACGACGAGTTCCACGTCGCGATGGACTTTGCCGGCGCGGCCGAGGCGACCTGGGAGCTTGTCGCCGAGACCCCCGCCGGACCGCTCGTCGAGGCCTACGTCGACGGCGTCAATGCGTCGATCGACGGCGAAGGGCTCCCCCTCGAGTTCGAGCTGCTGGGGTACGAGCCCGAGCCCTGGACGCCCGTCGACTCGATGCTGATGGAAAAGCAGATCTCCTGGGACCTGACCGGGAACTTCGGCGAACTCCGTCGCGCGCTGGTCGCCGACCGACTCGGCGAGGACGTCCTCGAGGAGCTGTTCCCCGAGCGGCTGGACCACGACGTGCCGATACTGCGGGAGTCGATCGAGGCGGAAACCCTCGAGGGCGAGCTCGACGTCGGCTCGGTTTCGGACGAGGACGCCGTCGGGTCGGCACTGACCGACTGGCTCTCGCGGTTCGAATCGCCCACCGGGATCGGCTCGAACAGCTGGGTCGTTTCCGGCGAGCACACCGAGAGCGGGCGACCGATCGTCGCCTTCGATCCACACCTGACGCTGATGACGCCTCCGCTGTGGTACGAACAGCACGTCGAGACCCCCGAGACCTCGGTTCGGGGTGCGACGTTTCCGGGCGTCCCCTTCGTTATCGCCGGCGCGAACGATCGGGGGACGTGGTCGTTCACGAACGTCGGCGCGGACGTGCTGGACTGTTACACCTACGAGATCGACGACGACGGCGAACGCTACCGCTACGACGGGGAGTGGCGAGAGTTCGATCGCGAGGAGCGGACGATCGCCGTCGCTGGCGGCGACGATCGGTCCATCGAGGTCAGGAAAACCGTCCATGGGCCGGTGTTGGAACGCGAGGGCCGAACCGTCGGCGTCGCCTGGACGGGCCACACCGCCACGCGGACGACCGAGGCGATCTACGAGTACGAACGCAGCGACGGCCTCGCGGACCTGCTCGAAGCGACTCGGAAGTTCGACCTGCCGACCCAGAACCTCGTCTACGCCGACGCCGACGGCCGGACGCTGTACTACGCGACGGGCAAGCTCCCGACCCGCGAAATCGACAGGGAGGTCGTCTCGGGTAATCGCATCTTCGACGGCTCCGCGGGCGAGGGCGAGTGGGACGGGTTCGAGCCGTTCGGTGAGTCCTCCTGGGAGGGGTTCGTCCCCTTCGCGGAGAAACCCCACGCGATCGACCCCGACGTCCTCGCGACGGCTAACCAGCGGGTGGTCGACGACCCCGGCCACTACGTCGGCGTCGCGTACGCGTCACCCTACCGCGGCGAACGGATCTACGACCGCCTCGACGAGCACCTCGCGTCGGGCGAGCCGACCGACCTCGAGTTTCACCGGGAGCTGCAGAACGACACCTACGACGGGCGGGCCGAACAGCTGGTGCCCGAGTTGCTCGCGGCGCTCGACGAGCGGATCGAGGACGGGGACGAACACGACGGCCTCGAGGACGCCCGCGACGTCCTCGCCGACTGGGAGTACGAGATGGACGCCGACTCCCGGGGAGCGCTCGTCTTCGCCCGCTGGATGGACCGCTTCCGGGAGCTGGTCGTCGAACCCGACTTCGAGAACGCGGATCTCGACGAGTCGTACTACCCCGACGACTGGGTCGTCGCGACGCTTCCCGCCGACAGCCTGTTCTTCGAGGAGCGCTCGCGGACCGAGACGATGGTCGCCGCGTTCGAGGACGCCCTCGACGAGATCGACGCGGCGGGGTGGGTGCGCTACGGCGACTGGAACTCGACGCGGATCATCGAGCACCCGTTCGGCGCGGAGGCGCCGTTTCTGAACTATCCCGAACTCCCGGCCGACGGCTCGCGAGCGACGGTGAAAAACTACCGCGTCGGCTCGGCTGTCGGCGCGAGCTGGCGGATGGTCGTCGAGCCCGGCGGCACGGCGACGGCGGTGCTTCCCGGCGGCAACTCGGGCGACTACTTCTCCGATCATTACGACGATCAGCTTGAGAACTGGCTCGCGAACGACCAGACGCCGATGGACCGAACGCTCGACGACGAGGGCGAGCCCGACGTCGTCTTCGAGGAGGGATCGTCGTGACCGAAATCGATCGAAGCGGCGAGGACGAGGACGCGAGCGGCGACCCCGGAATCGACGCTGTGCTCGAGCGCGTCCGCACCGAACCGCGGGCCCACTGGCTGGCCGTCCTCGTCGTCGTCCCGATCGGCCTGATTCTGGCCTGGCTCCACTGGCTCGGACTCATCGTCGCCGGGGCGCTCGTCGGGTTCATCTCGCCGACCGTGTGGCACGGGCTCGTCGGCGCCTTAGGGTTTGGCGTCGTCGTCCTCGCCGTCTTTGCGATCGGGCTCGGGGATTCGGTCCGGGGCGTCCTCGAGATGGCCCCCGCCGTCTACGTCACGGTCGTGAGCGCGCTCGGGCTACCCGCGCTGGGTGCGCTGTTCCGGGGTATCGTCTGAGTTCGACGAGTGCGCGGGCCGGTGCGGGGACACGCTTCGCGTATCAGGAAACGTCTCTTCGCGGTAACCGCTCGATGTGTCTCTTCACGAGCACACGGTAGACTGTCCCGAGCAACCCGTAGACGGCGAGACAGGAGACGAAGGCGATCGTCCCTAACTTGCCACCGGAGCCGCCCAAATACGGGGCGGTGTACACCACTACGAGCCCGACGGCGATACCCGCCATCGCCATCCAGCGTTCGTCCGGAATACGGGTCGAATCGCTCATCCCTGCAAACGAGGCCGCGTATATCGCTGCTGCCAGCAGGTCGCCAGCTCCCGGATACAGCCACGGAAGCGCGACTCCGCCGAGGATGCCGATAACAGCGGATGCTGACACCGGATCGAGTGGCAGTCGATGGTGCAGCGTAAACGTAACCACCGCCGCGATGACCGAGAAGCCCACGACGAGGACAACGGTGTCAGACGCCGGCAGCTGGTCGCTGAGAAACGATGTCGGCGTTCCGAGGATCGTGAGGGCCACTCCGACGAAAGCGGTGGTACCGAGTTTCCCGCCAACTCCGTGAAAGATCGGTTGGGCCAGGAGATAGATGACGACTGCCAGCATCGCCGCCACGAGACCCTGCCAGTAGGTCGGAAACACGATCGGCGAGGTCATACCGACGAACGCTCCACAGTAGGCCGGAACGGCGAGCGGACGCCTCACGGCGACCGCCAAGAGGCCGGTGAGGCTCGCGGCAACCACTGGTGTGAGTCGTCCCTCGACGACGAGGACGAAGGTTACCCCGGTCGAAACGGAGTCCGAAACAGCGCTCACCGACTCCCAGCAAGAGGCGCTGGTACTCGCGTACGATCGTGGCTACTTCGAGTCTCCCCGTCAGGTAACGATGGAAGAACTCGGCACAGAGCTCGGAATTTCCCAACAGGCTGTCGCGTCTCGGCTCCGCCGTGGACTAAAGCACATCCTCGGGAGTACCCTTCCCGAAACAGCGGACTCGAACCGGTAGCGCATTTAAGAGCGTTGTATATCCAAAAGAAGTCGTGATACCGTTATCCGGCTAAGAAGGGATAGACGATGCCAGAGGGAGAGGGAAACCGAGGAGTTGCGGAATGTCTCGACTGTGGAAATGCCTATGCGGCTACGAAGTGGCCGAATGGGGAGGTTCAACCGATCGGAAATAAAAACGGATGCCAATGTGGCTCAACGAAGTTTCAGATCGTCGAAATGGAGAGCGACACCGTTTTCGATGAAACTGATCTGACCGACTA
This genomic window from Natronococcus occultus SP4 contains:
- a CDS encoding penicillin acylase family protein translates to MTGDHTRRAVLAGTLAAGVGGLTLTGARELLDQFAPLSGRAWDAADRSISERVASPYGEARVRYDEDGVPSIVADAEPAAYFAVGYVQGFDRLAQLDLQRRVMRGQVSELAGEGALADDEFHVAMDFAGAAEATWELVAETPAGPLVEAYVDGVNASIDGEGLPLEFELLGYEPEPWTPVDSMLMEKQISWDLTGNFGELRRALVADRLGEDVLEELFPERLDHDVPILRESIEAETLEGELDVGSVSDEDAVGSALTDWLSRFESPTGIGSNSWVVSGEHTESGRPIVAFDPHLTLMTPPLWYEQHVETPETSVRGATFPGVPFVIAGANDRGTWSFTNVGADVLDCYTYEIDDDGERYRYDGEWREFDREERTIAVAGGDDRSIEVRKTVHGPVLEREGRTVGVAWTGHTATRTTEAIYEYERSDGLADLLEATRKFDLPTQNLVYADADGRTLYYATGKLPTREIDREVVSGNRIFDGSAGEGEWDGFEPFGESSWEGFVPFAEKPHAIDPDVLATANQRVVDDPGHYVGVAYASPYRGERIYDRLDEHLASGEPTDLEFHRELQNDTYDGRAEQLVPELLAALDERIEDGDEHDGLEDARDVLADWEYEMDADSRGALVFARWMDRFRELVVEPDFENADLDESYYPDDWVVATLPADSLFFEERSRTETMVAAFEDALDEIDAAGWVRYGDWNSTRIIEHPFGAEAPFLNYPELPADGSRATVKNYRVGSAVGASWRMVVEPGGTATAVLPGGNSGDYFSDHYDDQLENWLANDQTPMDRTLDDEGEPDVVFEEGSS
- a CDS encoding winged helix-turn-helix transcriptional regulator: MATPQSQNSSERQEEACPVVESIEQIGSQWRLAVLHTLLEGEHRFNELKRETGANARTLSRVLDDLGEMGFVERRLEEDAPIATYYSLTEKGESLEPVFAEISCWADSWLEGEALEP
- a CDS encoding DUF5820 family protein; the encoded protein is MSELESLPDAWEVWSAEDDGRLVLAYRPDVFDGEAFPAPCLPTLYLTHGKRTRRPGTNPTDRTAATDWFVTFYLEPDVSLNETNRFETRAEGLERTVELARQFDDGGIDYRALYQVPREEYFERLDELTGRSS
- a CDS encoding UPF0179 family protein, with the translated sequence MSTVTLIGSRLAEPGTEFVYEGEADGCAGCPYRSQCLNLSQGTRYRVTSIRENAQTLECAIHDEGVRAVEVEPVPVPANVPTKGAFAGSKASLQGPCPYVECPSHEYCEPDGAEFDEEYRIREIVGDPPHDVCHLDRSLQLVELDTDG
- a CDS encoding SRPBCC family protein, which translates into the protein MTRLQLAAGGRRLEASHVLSVPPEDVWDLLVDVRRWPEWSPIIRGVDATDGRVRTGTTGRIRVPGLWLPFAVTDRTDRRWTWRIAGVSATGHRVDELADDRCRVVFELPPTAVGYAPVCLRALERIESVLEDEPVR